A stretch of the Psychroserpens sp. Hel_I_66 genome encodes the following:
- a CDS encoding IPExxxVDY family protein translates to MALHKLLVDDFYDASYSLIAIHCRLEDFRLAYLLNKYLDLKLQRKLQDLDYNYFDASFSIYEWENKKLDTVWNLVSNICKKDEATLQSSGSLFENSTTVTRTVNLLPELKTVDYLIKVSNEQRNFNEKIILNRIQSIPQVITTYSVDIEKIKSKDHLIFN, encoded by the coding sequence ATGGCATTACACAAGTTACTCGTTGACGATTTTTATGATGCTTCTTATTCGCTAATTGCGATACATTGCAGATTAGAAGATTTTCGTTTAGCTTATCTTTTAAATAAATATTTAGATTTAAAGTTACAACGAAAGCTCCAAGATTTAGACTATAATTATTTTGATGCCTCCTTTTCAATTTACGAATGGGAAAATAAAAAATTAGATACTGTTTGGAACCTCGTATCCAATATTTGTAAAAAAGATGAGGCAACACTTCAAAGTTCGGGTTCATTATTTGAGAACTCAACAACAGTAACAAGAACAGTTAATTTACTTCCAGAACTTAAAACAGTAGATTATCTTATTAAAGTTTCTAATGAACAGAGAAACTTTAACGAAAAAATAATATTAAATAGAATACAATCTATACCTCAAGTAATAACAACTTACAGTGTAGATATTGAAAAAATAAAATCTAAAGATCACTTAATTTTTAACTAA
- the rnc gene encoding ribonuclease III yields the protein MSFIRNILKSSRSDKDGNFFLILNKIVGYKVKNKSLYIKAFTHRSMNIKDEKGNALNYERLEFVGDAMLSAVIAAYLFEEVPHGDEGYLTKMRSKVVSREHLNELGKELKLIDLVESKIPKSNFGNNIHGNLFEALVGAIYLDKGYKCCETFIHKRVIKPHVDIETLEGRVISYKSLLIEWCQKEKKIFDYNVYEDTGNDDLKHFSVKLSIDHKIIAKARATSKKKAEEKASKRAFFVFQNEISKAI from the coding sequence ATGAGCTTCATTCGTAACATATTAAAAAGTTCCCGTTCTGATAAAGACGGGAATTTTTTTTTAATACTCAACAAGATCGTTGGTTATAAGGTAAAAAATAAGTCCTTATACATAAAAGCTTTTACGCACAGATCTATGAATATTAAAGACGAAAAGGGTAATGCTCTTAATTATGAGCGTTTAGAATTTGTTGGAGATGCTATGCTTAGTGCGGTTATTGCAGCTTATCTTTTTGAAGAAGTCCCTCATGGCGATGAAGGTTATCTAACCAAAATGCGTTCTAAAGTGGTAAGTAGGGAGCATCTCAATGAATTAGGGAAAGAATTAAAATTAATAGATTTGGTAGAAAGTAAAATTCCTAAATCTAACTTCGGAAACAATATTCATGGTAACCTTTTTGAGGCCTTAGTTGGTGCGATTTATCTAGACAAAGGTTATAAATGTTGCGAAACTTTTATCCATAAACGTGTCATAAAACCTCATGTTGACATTGAAACTTTAGAAGGTCGAGTAATTAGTTACAAAAGTTTGTTGATAGAATGGTGCCAAAAAGAAAAGAAAATTTTTGATTATAATGTTTATGAAGACACTGGTAATGACGACTTAAAACATTTCTCAGTTAAATTATCGATTGATCATAAAATTATCGCCAAAGCTAGAGCAACTTCCAAAAAGAAAGCAGAAGAGAAAGCTTCAAAGCGTGCTTTTTTTGTGTTTCAGAATGAAATAAGCAAAGCCATCTAA
- the fabF gene encoding beta-ketoacyl-ACP synthase II translates to MELKRVVVTGLGALTPIGNTKDEYWDALISGKSGAAPITYFDTEKFKTKFACELKNFNATDFFDRKEARKMDRFAQYAMVASDEAIVDSKLDLEKINKLRVGVIWGAGIGGLETFQEEVLNFASGDGTPRFNPFFIPKMIADIAPGNISIKHGFMGPNYTTVSACASSANAMFDSLNMIRLGHCDVIVTGGSEAAVTIAGMGGFNAMHALSTRNESPKTASRPFDATRDGFVLGEGAGAIILEEYEHAKARGAKIYAEVLGGGLSSDAHHMTAPHPDGIGVIAVMKNCLDNAGIKPEEVDHINTHGTSTPLGDVAELKAISEVFGDHAKHININSTKSMTGHLLGAAGAIEAIASILAMEHGIVPPTINHEVVDENIDSNLNLTLNKAQKRDVKVAMSNTFGFGGHNACIVFKKID, encoded by the coding sequence ATGGAATTAAAGCGAGTTGTAGTTACTGGTCTAGGCGCACTTACACCTATTGGCAATACCAAAGATGAATATTGGGATGCATTAATAAGTGGCAAAAGTGGAGCTGCTCCAATAACGTATTTTGATACTGAAAAGTTCAAAACAAAGTTCGCTTGCGAATTAAAAAACTTTAACGCTACCGATTTTTTTGATAGAAAAGAGGCTCGTAAAATGGATAGATTTGCACAGTATGCTATGGTAGCCTCAGATGAGGCTATCGTAGATTCTAAGCTAGATCTAGAAAAAATAAATAAATTACGAGTTGGCGTTATTTGGGGAGCAGGAATTGGAGGTCTAGAAACATTTCAAGAGGAAGTTTTAAACTTTGCATCTGGAGATGGTACACCAAGATTTAACCCTTTCTTTATCCCAAAAATGATTGCAGATATTGCGCCAGGAAACATCTCTATTAAGCATGGATTTATGGGACCTAATTACACAACAGTATCTGCGTGTGCATCCTCTGCCAATGCTATGTTTGATTCATTAAATATGATTCGTTTGGGTCATTGTGATGTCATTGTAACGGGCGGAAGTGAGGCAGCAGTAACCATTGCAGGAATGGGTGGTTTTAATGCCATGCATGCACTTTCCACAAGAAATGAAAGCCCAAAAACAGCTTCTAGACCTTTTGATGCAACCAGAGACGGTTTTGTCTTAGGAGAAGGAGCAGGAGCAATTATTCTTGAAGAATATGAGCATGCAAAAGCAAGAGGAGCTAAAATTTATGCTGAAGTGTTAGGAGGCGGTTTATCGTCTGATGCACATCACATGACCGCACCACATCCAGATGGCATAGGTGTTATTGCGGTAATGAAAAATTGTTTGGATAATGCTGGTATCAAACCTGAAGAAGTTGATCATATCAACACGCATGGTACATCAACACCTCTAGGAGATGTTGCTGAACTTAAAGCGATTTCTGAAGTGTTTGGAGATCATGCAAAACATATAAACATCAACTCTACAAAGTCTATGACTGGACATTTATTGGGAGCTGCGGGAGCTATTGAAGCCATTGCATCTATCTTGGCAATGGAACATGGTATAGTGCCTCCAACAATAAATCACGAGGTTGTTGATGAAAATATTGATTCTAATCTCAATTTAACGTTAAATAAAGCACAAAAGAGAGATGTTAAAGTAGCTATGAGTAATACGTTTGGATTTGGCGGTCACAACGCATGCATAGTGTTTAAAAAAATAGATTAA
- a CDS encoding acyl carrier protein, with product MSDIASRVKAIIVDKLGVDENEVVTEASFTNDLGADSLDTVELIMEFEKEFDIQIPDDQAENIATVGQAISYIEKAK from the coding sequence ATGTCAGACATTGCATCAAGAGTAAAAGCGATTATCGTAGACAAGTTAGGAGTTGATGAAAACGAAGTTGTAACTGAAGCGAGCTTCACTAACGATTTAGGAGCAGATTCATTAGACACTGTCGAGTTAATCATGGAATTTGAAAAAGAATTTGATATTCAAATCCCAGACGACCAAGCTGAAAATATCGCAACAGTTGGTCAAGCGATCTCTTATATAGAAAAAGCAAAATAA
- a CDS encoding phosphoribosylglycinamide formyltransferase, which yields MKRIVIFASGSGTNAENLIKFFHNREYASVIQVLTNNPHAKVLDRAKKLDVSALSFNKIAFSKTDEVLNVLRNSKPDLIILAGFLWMFPKHILNEFPTKVINIHPALLPKYGGKGMYGMHVHEAVVANKETETGITIHYVNEHYDEGAIIFQAKCAVLETDSAQDVADKVHELEMEHFPKVVDKLLNE from the coding sequence ATGAAACGTATTGTAATTTTTGCGTCCGGAAGTGGCACTAATGCTGAAAATTTAATTAAGTTTTTTCACAACAGAGAATATGCTTCTGTCATTCAGGTGCTTACTAACAATCCTCATGCCAAAGTTTTGGATCGTGCCAAAAAACTTGATGTTAGTGCACTATCATTCAACAAAATAGCATTCAGCAAAACCGATGAAGTTTTAAATGTACTTCGGAATTCAAAACCCGACCTTATTATCCTAGCTGGTTTTTTATGGATGTTTCCGAAGCATATTTTAAACGAATTTCCTACAAAGGTGATTAACATCCATCCTGCGCTTTTACCAAAATATGGCGGAAAAGGCATGTATGGCATGCATGTTCATGAAGCTGTCGTTGCGAATAAAGAGACCGAAACTGGGATTACCATACATTACGTCAACGAACATTACGATGAAGGTGCTATTATTTTTCAGGCGAAATGTGCTGTGCTCGAAACCGATTCTGCCCAAGATGTTGCAGATAAGGTTCATGAATTAGAGATGGAACATTTTCCTAAGGTGGTTGATAAACTTTTAAATGAGTAA
- a CDS encoding viroplasmin family protein: protein MSKKKKKYYTVWKGHHTGVFESWNDCKAQIKNYEGAQYKSFATFDAAKKALKGNYFDYIGKSISFNSELTAEQLKKIGKPNYNSIAVDAASSGNPGIMEYRGVDTKSKKQLFIQGPFAEGTNNIGEFLALVHGLGFLKRHNSDRIIYTDSKTAMSWVRKKTCNSKLNRNAKNKPVYDLVDRAVQWLKENDYTTTIVKWETKAWGEIPADFGRK, encoded by the coding sequence ATGAGTAAAAAAAAGAAAAAATACTACACCGTTTGGAAAGGTCATCACACAGGTGTATTTGAATCTTGGAACGACTGCAAAGCTCAAATCAAAAATTATGAGGGTGCCCAATACAAATCCTTCGCAACGTTTGATGCTGCTAAAAAAGCTCTAAAAGGAAACTACTTTGATTATATAGGTAAGAGCATATCTTTTAATAGTGAGCTCACTGCAGAACAACTTAAAAAGATAGGCAAGCCCAATTACAATTCCATTGCTGTTGATGCTGCATCTTCTGGCAATCCTGGTATCATGGAGTATCGTGGTGTCGACACCAAGTCTAAAAAACAACTATTTATACAAGGCCCTTTTGCTGAAGGCACCAATAATATTGGCGAGTTTCTAGCTTTGGTTCACGGTTTAGGCTTTCTAAAAAGACACAACAGCGATCGCATCATCTATACAGACTCTAAAACCGCAATGAGCTGGGTACGAAAAAAAACATGCAATTCTAAACTTAATCGCAATGCTAAAAACAAACCCGTATATGATTTGGTTGATCGCGCTGTGCAATGGCTAAAAGAGAACGATTATACTACGACTATTGTAAAATGGGAAACTAAAGCCTGGGGAGAAATTCCTGCAGATTTTGGGCGCAAATAA
- a CDS encoding PfkB family carbohydrate kinase — MSKLVIVGTVAFDAIETPFGKTDKILGGAATYIGLSASNFNVDAAAVSVVGGDFPQKYLDLLSDRNVNTDGIEIVKDGKTFFWSGKYHNDMNSRDTLVTELNVLEHFNPVVPQDYKEAEVVMLGNLHPMVQQGVLDQMAKKPKLAILDTMNFWMDIALEDLLSVIKNVDVITINDEEARQLTGEYSLVVAARKIHEMGPKYVVIKKGEHGALLFHNEHMFYAPALPLEEVFDPTGAGDTFAGGFAGYLAKTEDYSFENMKNAVIYGSTLASFCVEKFGTERMQNLTQKDIEHRLKEFKKITQFNIELS; from the coding sequence ATGAGCAAATTAGTGATAGTTGGTACAGTGGCTTTTGATGCTATTGAAACACCATTTGGAAAAACAGACAAGATTCTTGGAGGAGCAGCAACCTATATTGGTTTATCTGCTTCAAATTTTAATGTAGATGCAGCAGCAGTATCTGTTGTGGGTGGCGATTTTCCGCAGAAATATTTAGACCTTTTATCTGATAGAAATGTGAATACAGACGGTATTGAAATCGTAAAAGACGGTAAGACTTTTTTTTGGAGCGGGAAATACCATAACGATATGAATTCTCGTGATACTTTAGTTACAGAGTTAAATGTTTTAGAGCATTTTAACCCTGTTGTCCCTCAAGACTACAAAGAAGCTGAAGTTGTAATGCTTGGCAATTTACACCCAATGGTTCAACAAGGTGTATTAGACCAAATGGCGAAAAAGCCAAAACTGGCTATTTTAGATACCATGAATTTTTGGATGGATATTGCTTTAGAAGATTTATTGTCGGTAATTAAAAATGTAGATGTTATTACCATTAATGATGAAGAGGCAAGACAATTAACCGGAGAATATTCCCTTGTTGTTGCTGCACGAAAAATTCATGAAATGGGCCCTAAATATGTAGTGATCAAAAAAGGGGAACATGGCGCATTATTGTTTCATAACGAACATATGTTTTATGCACCTGCTTTACCCTTAGAGGAAGTCTTTGATCCAACCGGAGCAGGTGACACATTTGCTGGAGGTTTTGCTGGTTATTTAGCAAAGACCGAAGATTATAGTTTTGAGAATATGAAAAATGCGGTCATCTATGGATCTACACTGGCGAGTTTCTGTGTAGAGAAATTTGGCACAGAGCGCATGCAAAATTTGACTCAAAAGGATATTGAACACCGATTAAAAGAATTTAAAAAAATCACTCAATTTAATATTGAATTATCATAA
- a CDS encoding amidophosphoribosyltransferase, whose protein sequence is MSDALKHECGIALIRLKKPLEFYKEKYGSAFYGVNKMYLMMEKQHNRGQDGAGFASIKLDTKPGERYISRVRSIAQQPIQDIFAQINERINEELTEHPEYQDNVALQKQHVPYIGELFLGHVRYGTFGKNSVESVHPFLRQNNWMHRNLIVAGNFNMTNVNQLFDGLVTLGQHPKERADTITIMEKIGHFLDDAVAKIYKKLKKEGYSKNECSPLIADRLNVSKILKKASKNWDGGYAMAGLLGHGDSFVLRDPSGIRPAYYYEDDEIVVVASERPVIQTVFNVDFDDVKELAPGHAIITKKSGKVHIEQIIEPLERKACSFERIYFSRGSDAEIYQERKNLGKLLMPKVLEAIDGDTKNTVFSYIPNTAETSFFGMIETVEKHLNERKTQAILNGGGKLSAEKVTEILSERPRIEKIAIKDVKLRTFITEDSSRDDLVAHVYDVTYGVIKPTDNLVIIDDSIVRGTTLKMSIVKMMDRLNPKQIVVVSSAPQIRYPDCYGIDMANLESLIAFRAMLELLRENGKYHLVEDVYHKCKAQLELKDKEVKNFVKDLYSQFTADEISDKIAELISDPSVKAKVKTIFQPIENLHKACPKNLGDWYFTGNYPTPGGNRVVNRAFVNFYEGNKERAY, encoded by the coding sequence ATGAGCGATGCTTTAAAACATGAATGCGGAATCGCACTCATAAGACTCAAAAAACCTTTAGAGTTCTATAAAGAAAAATACGGAAGCGCATTTTATGGCGTAAATAAAATGTATCTCATGATGGAAAAGCAGCACAATCGCGGACAAGATGGTGCTGGTTTTGCAAGTATTAAATTAGATACCAAGCCTGGTGAACGTTACATAAGTCGTGTGCGTTCAATTGCACAACAACCAATTCAAGATATTTTTGCACAAATAAATGAACGCATAAATGAAGAGTTAACTGAGCACCCAGAATATCAAGATAACGTAGCGCTCCAAAAACAACATGTACCATATATTGGAGAACTTTTTTTAGGTCACGTACGCTATGGTACCTTCGGAAAAAACAGTGTAGAGAGTGTCCATCCTTTTTTGAGGCAAAATAACTGGATGCATAGAAACCTTATTGTTGCAGGTAACTTTAACATGACCAATGTCAACCAACTATTTGATGGATTGGTGACATTGGGACAACATCCCAAAGAAAGGGCAGATACCATTACCATAATGGAAAAAATTGGCCACTTTCTAGATGACGCTGTCGCAAAAATCTACAAGAAATTAAAAAAAGAAGGATATAGTAAAAATGAATGTTCTCCATTAATTGCAGACCGTTTAAATGTTTCTAAAATATTAAAGAAAGCATCTAAAAACTGGGATGGCGGATATGCAATGGCAGGACTTTTAGGTCATGGGGACTCTTTTGTTTTAAGAGATCCGTCGGGAATTAGACCAGCTTATTACTATGAAGATGATGAAATTGTCGTTGTAGCTTCAGAGCGTCCTGTGATTCAAACTGTTTTTAATGTTGATTTTGATGATGTTAAGGAATTGGCACCTGGTCATGCTATTATTACAAAAAAATCTGGCAAGGTACATATAGAGCAAATTATTGAACCTCTAGAGCGCAAAGCATGTTCATTTGAGCGTATTTATTTTTCTCGAGGCAGTGATGCAGAAATCTATCAAGAACGTAAAAATCTAGGTAAATTACTAATGCCAAAAGTACTTGAGGCTATTGATGGAGACACCAAAAACACGGTGTTTTCCTATATTCCCAATACTGCGGAAACGTCTTTCTTCGGAATGATAGAAACCGTAGAAAAACATTTAAACGAGCGTAAAACACAAGCTATTTTGAACGGTGGCGGAAAGCTTTCCGCAGAAAAAGTCACCGAAATACTATCTGAAAGACCTCGTATTGAAAAAATAGCAATCAAAGATGTTAAGCTTAGAACCTTTATTACAGAAGATAGTAGTCGTGACGACTTAGTAGCTCACGTTTATGATGTCACTTACGGTGTTATCAAACCAACAGATAATTTGGTGATTATTGACGATAGTATTGTAAGAGGTACAACACTTAAAATGAGTATTGTTAAAATGATGGATCGCCTCAACCCTAAACAAATAGTTGTTGTTTCCTCTGCACCTCAAATTCGATATCCAGATTGTTACGGTATTGATATGGCAAATCTTGAAAGCTTGATTGCTTTTAGGGCTATGCTAGAATTATTGAGAGAAAATGGCAAATATCATTTAGTCGAGGATGTTTATCACAAATGCAAAGCTCAATTAGAATTAAAAGATAAAGAGGTTAAGAATTTTGTGAAAGATTTATACAGCCAATTTACTGCAGATGAAATTTCTGATAAAATTGCTGAACTTATTTCTGATCCCTCTGTAAAAGCTAAAGTAAAAACGATCTTTCAACCTATTGAGAATTTACATAAGGCTTGTCCTAAAAATTTAGGAGATTGGTACTTTACGGGAAATTACCCTACGCCAGGAGGTAATCGCGTGGTTAACAGAGCATTTGTAAACTTTTATGAAGGTAATAAGGAAAGAGCATACTAG
- a CDS encoding superoxide dismutase has translation MAFELPKLKYAYDALEPHIDARTMEIHHTKHHQGYTNKLNDAIKGTDHEGKTIENILSNLDMDNKAVRNNGGGFYNHSLFWEVMNPEGRGNLSGDLKDAIEKAFGSKDAFMEAFSKAAATQFGSGWAWLCVHKGGKVEVCSTPNQDNPLMPGVGCEGTPILGLDVWEHAYYLNYQNRRPDYIDAFFKVINWNEVERRYAEAK, from the coding sequence ATGGCTTTCGAATTACCGAAATTAAAATACGCATACGATGCATTAGAACCACATATTGATGCTCGTACAATGGAAATACATCATACAAAACATCACCAAGGTTATACAAATAAACTTAATGATGCCATCAAAGGAACCGATCACGAAGGAAAAACTATTGAAAATATCCTGTCAAATTTAGACATGGATAATAAAGCAGTTAGAAATAATGGTGGCGGATTTTACAATCACTCCTTATTTTGGGAAGTGATGAATCCAGAAGGAAGAGGAAATTTATCTGGAGATTTAAAAGATGCTATTGAAAAAGCATTTGGATCTAAAGATGCATTTATGGAAGCTTTCAGTAAAGCAGCAGCAACTCAGTTTGGATCAGGTTGGGCTTGGTTATGCGTCCATAAAGGCGGAAAAGTTGAAGTTTGCTCAACACCAAACCAAGACAATCCATTAATGCCAGGAGTTGGTTGTGAAGGTACACCAATTTTAGGACTGGATGTTTGGGAACACGCATACTATTTAAACTACCAAAACAGAAGACCAGACTATATTGATGCTTTCTTTAAAGTGATCAATTGGAATGAAGTTGAGCGTCGTTACGCAGAAGCAAAGTAA
- a CDS encoding UvrD-helicase domain-containing protein codes for MSSSSAFTIYNASAGSGKTYTLVQDYLKILFTSKSKLAFRNILALTFTNKAVGEMKERIIDMFKIFSEEKILDTPNDMFKELSSDLNLSPKELQEKSKLLLETIIHNYAAFDISTIDKFNHRLIRTFAYDLKLPINFEVELDTATILAKAVDKLIDRAGSDEQLTKVLVDFAIEKTDDNKSWDISFDFNAIAQLLVNENDMHYLDLLKNKTLQDFKALKNNLLTQKNVLEKQIIDVANGVLDIIENAQLEHSDFSSSYLPKHFIKLSIADFNVALSNKWQTDLLEGGSIYPKRVSADVEATIDNLRPQLIEAFQISKIAIFRIKFLLNALKNITPLSVLSAIGKTLQDIKDEDDILLISEFNAIINTEIKSQPAPYIYERIGEKFKHYFIDEFQDTSSLQWENLIPLINNIVSGENLKGETGTAMLVGDAKQAIYRWRGGRAEQFIELYNENSTPFSISQNVKNLPHNYRSHSTIVEFNNTFFNHIADVSFSNAQHQHIFKNAVQQQIIDKTGYVELSFLETKDQDRDQLQCEAVLGAITKAQENGFKNRDICVIVRKKKEGFAVAEFLTNLNIDIISSESLLIKNAPEVQFINQLITLTLQPENNEVKIHLLNFIADSNSNINDNHEFFENLIHLKSNRFFEKLNTFGYHFNFHEFLQLPIYEAIESIIRGYNLNNNSNAYLQFYLDEVFDYSQKYNASFQGLLAYWEQKKDKLSIVSPSNKDAIEIMTIHKSKGLEFPVVIFPYANQDIYFDMNPKVWFPVDEKKFNGFSHLYINLNKDLESFNELGEEVYSEYRSQLELDSLNLLYVVLTRAIEQLYIISEYDVERKNESEKMTLYSGLFINYLKAIEKWSDNVLTYRFGESGRTSEEKINKEQKINIEQQKLISTKKEEHNLNIITSSGYLWDTDQEKAIEHGDLVHEIMAHISTLDDVDFALEHFLSSGTINTEQFEDLKTIIHRIVNHKDLKPYFDQNLTIYNERDVISKNGRIYRPDRIVVDSNNQATIIDYKTGLQDSKHREQLFDYQYILEEMNFNVVRKVLIYINDDIVIKEF; via the coding sequence GTGAGTTCATCTTCTGCTTTTACGATTTACAATGCTTCTGCTGGAAGCGGGAAAACCTATACACTAGTCCAGGATTATCTCAAGATTTTGTTTACTTCTAAAAGTAAGTTGGCGTTTAGAAATATCTTGGCACTTACGTTTACCAATAAAGCGGTTGGGGAAATGAAAGAGCGTATTATTGATATGTTCAAGATATTTTCCGAAGAAAAAATATTGGACACACCAAACGATATGTTCAAAGAACTGTCGAGTGATTTAAATCTATCTCCAAAGGAGCTTCAAGAAAAGTCAAAACTGCTTTTAGAAACGATTATTCATAACTATGCTGCCTTTGACATTTCTACAATAGATAAATTTAACCATAGGCTTATTAGAACTTTTGCTTATGATCTTAAACTACCTATAAATTTTGAGGTAGAATTAGATACTGCAACCATACTCGCAAAAGCAGTTGACAAACTCATTGACAGAGCTGGAAGTGATGAGCAGCTCACTAAAGTATTGGTGGATTTTGCCATCGAAAAAACCGACGATAATAAAAGTTGGGATATTTCATTCGATTTTAACGCTATTGCACAATTGCTAGTGAATGAAAATGACATGCATTATCTAGATTTGCTCAAGAATAAAACACTGCAAGACTTTAAGGCGCTTAAAAATAATCTGCTTACACAAAAAAACGTACTTGAAAAACAAATTATTGATGTCGCTAACGGTGTTCTCGATATAATAGAAAATGCTCAATTGGAGCACAGTGATTTTTCAAGCAGTTACTTGCCAAAACATTTTATAAAGCTTTCAATAGCAGATTTTAATGTAGCCTTATCTAATAAATGGCAAACAGACCTGTTAGAAGGTGGCTCAATTTATCCAAAACGCGTCTCTGCAGATGTTGAAGCCACAATAGATAATTTGCGACCTCAATTAATAGAGGCTTTTCAAATTTCTAAAATAGCCATATTTAGGATTAAATTCCTTTTAAATGCGTTAAAAAATATCACGCCACTATCTGTTTTGAGTGCTATAGGCAAAACACTTCAGGATATAAAGGACGAGGATGATATTTTGTTGATTTCAGAGTTTAACGCTATCATCAATACCGAAATAAAATCACAACCAGCGCCATACATCTATGAACGTATTGGAGAAAAATTTAAACATTATTTTATTGACGAGTTTCAGGATACTTCTAGCTTACAATGGGAAAATCTCATTCCGTTAATAAATAATATCGTTTCTGGAGAAAATTTAAAAGGAGAAACTGGTACTGCGATGTTGGTTGGCGATGCCAAACAGGCTATTTACAGATGGCGTGGTGGAAGAGCAGAGCAGTTTATAGAATTATACAATGAGAATTCTACTCCATTCTCAATATCTCAAAATGTTAAAAACCTTCCTCATAATTATCGTAGTCATTCAACCATAGTAGAATTCAATAATACCTTTTTTAATCATATTGCAGATGTTTCATTTTCTAATGCGCAACATCAACATATATTTAAAAATGCTGTACAACAGCAAATCATTGATAAAACGGGTTATGTAGAATTATCTTTTTTAGAAACCAAAGATCAGGACAGAGATCAATTGCAATGTGAGGCGGTTTTAGGTGCTATTACAAAAGCACAAGAGAATGGTTTCAAAAATAGGGATATTTGCGTAATCGTTAGAAAAAAGAAAGAAGGTTTCGCCGTAGCAGAATTTTTGACCAATCTAAATATTGATATTATTTCTTCGGAAAGCTTACTCATAAAGAATGCTCCCGAAGTCCAGTTCATCAATCAACTCATCACCTTAACCTTACAGCCAGAAAATAATGAAGTTAAAATTCATCTTTTAAATTTTATAGCAGATAGCAATTCAAATATCAACGATAACCATGAATTTTTTGAGAACCTCATTCATTTAAAAAGCAATCGGTTTTTTGAAAAACTAAATACATTTGGGTACCATTTTAATTTCCATGAGTTTTTACAGCTCCCAATCTATGAGGCGATAGAAAGTATTATAAGGGGTTATAATTTGAACAATAACTCAAATGCTTACCTCCAATTTTATTTGGACGAAGTTTTTGACTATTCGCAAAAATACAATGCAAGTTTTCAAGGCTTATTGGCCTATTGGGAGCAAAAGAAAGACAAATTAAGCATTGTATCTCCATCCAATAAAGATGCCATAGAGATTATGACGATCCATAAATCTAAAGGTTTGGAATTTCCGGTGGTTATTTTCCCGTATGCTAATCAAGACATTTATTTTGATATGAATCCGAAGGTTTGGTTTCCTGTAGATGAAAAGAAATTTAATGGCTTTTCCCATTTATACATCAATCTAAATAAAGATCTAGAATCGTTTAATGAATTAGGTGAAGAGGTCTATTCTGAATATCGCTCACAATTAGAATTAGATAGTTTGAACTTGTTATACGTAGTTTTAACCAGAGCAATTGAACAGTTGTATATCATTTCAGAATACGATGTAGAGCGAAAAAACGAAAGCGAAAAAATGACGCTTTATTCGGGATTGTTTATCAACTATCTAAAAGCTATTGAGAAATGGAGTGATAATGTTCTAACGTACCGTTTTGGTGAGAGCGGTAGAACTTCCGAAGAAAAAATAAATAAAGAACAAAAAATTAATATCGAACAACAAAAGCTCATCTCCACAAAAAAGGAGGAACATAATCTCAATATCATCACAAGTTCTGGCTATTTATGGGATACAGACCAGGAAAAGGCCATTGAGCACGGTGATTTGGTACATGAAATTATGGCTCATATATCAACTTTAGACGATGTGGATTTTGCACTTGAACATTTTCTAAGTTCTGGAACTATCAATACTGAACAATTTGAGGACTTAAAAACCATAATACATCGCATTGTAAATCACAAAGACCTTAAACCCTATTTTGATCAAAACCTCACGATATACAATGAGC